One window from the genome of Streptomyces sp. NBC_00708 encodes:
- a CDS encoding elongation factor G-like protein EF-G2, translated as MGDKAHAHTGAAGGVPGAGRPRALRNVALVGHSGSGKTTLVEALAQTAGAINRPGRVEDGTTVSDHEEIEHRQHRSVQLSLVPVDWDGCRINLLDTPGYADFVGEVRAGLRAADAALFVVSAAQEAEAVAGTTRALWEECAAVSMPRALVITHLDTARTPFDAMTRLCGELFGADDPDAVLPLYLPVLGPEAADGHAPLTGLTGLLSQRILDYSGGERTEHPPADDERAPLAGARARLIEGIIAESEDETLMDRYLGGETIDTKTLVDDLERAVARGTFHPVLAAAPAAAGARQGIGTVELLDLITGGFPTPLEHPLPAVTTPDGSPLPALTGDPDGPLVAEVVKTSSDPYVGRLSLVRVFSGTLRPDDTVHIYGHGLDGPAHEDRPCHGTRTRAGALTSPFGKQQRPLDACVAGDLACVARLDTAETGDTLSGTGHPLLLEPWTTPDPLLPLAVRAHSKADEDKLSHSLARLVAEDPALRLEQNPDTGQLVLWCLGEAHQEVALDRLRDHYGVQVDAVPHRVALRETFAGPATGRGRHVKQSGGHGQYAVCEIDVEPLPAGSGVEFADRVVGGSVPRPFIASVEKGVRAQAARGVAAGHPLVDIRVVLRDGKAHSVDSSDAAFQTAGALALREAAAEAHVRFLEPVAEVRVLVPDAYVGPVMSDLSGRRGRVTGTEQSGPGRTLVRADVPELEIGRYAVDLRSLTHGTGRFDRAYARHEPMPAQLADRVAAQDG; from the coding sequence ATGGGCGACAAGGCGCACGCACACACCGGAGCCGCCGGAGGGGTACCGGGGGCCGGCCGTCCCCGCGCCCTGCGCAACGTGGCACTGGTCGGCCACAGCGGCTCCGGCAAGACCACCCTCGTCGAGGCGCTCGCGCAGACCGCGGGCGCCATCAACCGGCCGGGCCGGGTCGAGGACGGCACGACCGTCTCCGACCACGAGGAGATCGAGCACCGCCAGCACCGGTCCGTCCAGCTCTCCCTGGTCCCCGTGGACTGGGACGGCTGCCGGATCAACCTGCTGGACACCCCCGGCTACGCCGACTTCGTCGGAGAGGTCAGGGCCGGGCTGCGGGCGGCGGACGCTGCCCTCTTCGTCGTGTCGGCGGCCCAGGAGGCCGAGGCCGTGGCGGGCACCACCCGCGCCCTGTGGGAGGAGTGCGCCGCCGTCTCCATGCCGCGCGCCCTCGTGATCACCCACCTCGACACCGCCCGCACCCCCTTCGACGCGATGACCCGGCTCTGCGGCGAACTCTTCGGCGCCGACGACCCCGACGCCGTACTCCCCCTCTACCTGCCCGTGCTCGGCCCCGAGGCCGCCGACGGGCACGCCCCGCTCACCGGCCTCACCGGCCTGCTCTCGCAGCGGATCCTCGACTACTCCGGCGGCGAGCGCACCGAGCACCCGCCCGCCGACGACGAGCGGGCACCCCTGGCCGGGGCCCGCGCCCGGCTCATCGAGGGGATCATCGCCGAGAGCGAGGACGAGACCCTGATGGACCGCTACCTCGGCGGCGAGACCATCGACACCAAGACCCTCGTCGACGACCTCGAACGCGCCGTGGCACGCGGCACCTTCCACCCCGTCCTCGCCGCCGCACCCGCAGCCGCCGGCGCCCGCCAGGGCATCGGCACCGTCGAACTCCTCGACCTGATCACCGGCGGCTTCCCCACCCCCCTCGAACACCCGCTTCCCGCCGTCACCACCCCCGACGGCTCCCCGCTCCCCGCCCTGACGGGCGACCCCGACGGCCCCCTGGTCGCCGAGGTCGTCAAGACCTCCTCCGACCCCTACGTCGGCCGGCTCTCCCTCGTCCGCGTCTTCTCCGGCACCCTGCGCCCCGACGACACCGTGCACATCTACGGCCACGGCCTCGACGGCCCCGCGCACGAGGACCGCCCCTGCCACGGGACGCGCACCCGGGCCGGCGCCCTCACCTCGCCGTTCGGGAAGCAGCAGCGCCCCCTCGACGCCTGCGTCGCCGGAGACCTCGCCTGCGTCGCCCGCCTCGACACCGCCGAGACCGGCGACACCCTCTCCGGCACCGGCCACCCCCTGCTCCTCGAACCCTGGACCACCCCCGACCCCCTGCTCCCGCTCGCCGTCCGGGCGCACAGCAAGGCCGACGAGGACAAGCTCTCCCACAGCCTGGCCCGGCTCGTCGCCGAGGACCCGGCCCTGCGCCTCGAACAGAACCCGGACACCGGACAGCTCGTCCTGTGGTGCCTGGGCGAGGCCCACCAGGAGGTCGCCCTGGACCGGCTGCGCGACCACTACGGGGTCCAGGTCGACGCCGTCCCGCACCGCGTCGCCCTGCGGGAGACCTTCGCCGGACCCGCCACCGGACGCGGCCGCCACGTCAAACAGTCCGGCGGCCACGGCCAGTACGCCGTCTGCGAGATCGACGTCGAGCCGCTGCCCGCCGGCTCCGGCGTCGAATTCGCCGACCGGGTCGTCGGCGGCTCCGTCCCCCGCCCGTTCATCGCCTCCGTCGAGAAGGGCGTCCGCGCCCAGGCCGCCCGGGGCGTCGCCGCCGGCCACCCGCTCGTCGACATCCGCGTCGTCCTGCGGGACGGCAAGGCGCACTCCGTGGACTCCTCCGACGCCGCCTTCCAGACCGCCGGTGCCCTCGCCCTGCGCGAGGCCGCGGCCGAGGCGCACGTCCGCTTCCTGGAACCCGTCGCCGAGGTCCGCGTCCTTGTCCCCGACGCCTACGTCGGCCCGGTGATGAGCGACCTCTCGGGGCGCCGGGGCCGGGTCACCGGCACCGAGCAGTCGGGCCCCGGGCGCACCCTCGTACGCGCCGACGTCCCCGAACTGGAGATCGGCCGGTACGCGGTCGACCTGCGCTCGCTCACCCACGGCACCGGCCGCTTCGACCGCGCGTACGCCCGTCACGAACCGATGCCCGCACAACTCGCCGACCGCGTCGCCGCCCAGGACGGCTGA